TATCCTTGAATTTTCTAAAGTTGAAGGATTTTTGGGGCCACTTTACATGTTTTATTTTAAAAACATTTTGCCGCAGATCGGTAAACTGGTTTCCAAAGACAACCGCGCTTATACGTATCTTCCGGATTCAGTTAATGCGTTTCCTTTTGGCGAAAAAATGAAGCAGATTTTGCTCGATACTGGCTTCAAAAAAGTAGAATACAAAAAGCTCAGCCTGGGTATTGCCACGATTTACAAAGCAACCAAATGATATGGTGAACAATATTTTTAAAATTACGCTACTTTGCTCCTTTTTAGTCTCGGGGCTGTCACATGCGCAGCTTTTCCGCACCAAAGACCGGATGGACAAGTTGCAGGAATTTGATGAGCAGAAATTCAGCTGGGGCTTTTTCCTGGCGGGTAATAATTTCGACTACAAACTCGTCTTGGATCCAAAATTGGGGATGAACGGCAGGCAAAATGCAGTACAGTCTAAAGGCTCTTACAGTTTTGGCGCAGGACTGATCGGAAAAATGAAGCTTAACAACAGTTTCGATCTCCGTTTGGAACCCGGACTTCAGTTTGTGCAGAGAGAGCTCGTTTTCGACACACAGGAAAATTCAGAGTTTGCAGCGGGGACGAATTCAATCCCACCATTCATGCCCATAACTCTTACAGACGCCGACAAAAAAAGAAATTTAAAATCCACTTACCTGGATGTGCCGCTTTTGCTGGAGTTTCATGGTGACCGCTGGTACAATTCGCGCCCTTATGCTGCGGCAGGTGTTAATTATATGGCAAATTTGCAGTCTAACGAAAACGCAACTGAAGATAATTCAACGGGAGTTTTCAGAAGTACCACGCACAATTTCGGGTGGAGTGTTGAGGCCGGTTTGCAGTTTTACTTCAGCAGATTTAAGCTTACGCCAGGCTTCCGCGGCACTTTTGTGATGAATAATGAACTGGTGAAAGACAATGCAGACACGCCGCCATATTGGGCAAGCGCAATTTCTGCAATGCACAGCCGCGTATTTATGTTTGTTCTGAAATTTGAATAATTTAAGCTTCTGATTATAAAATATTTAAAAGAGGAGATTGAAATGATTTGCTCTTTTTATTATTTTAATTAAAAAATTAAAGTGTGGTTTTCCATCTTTTAATATTAAATTTTTATATTTTTGCAATAGTTAGAATTAAAAACCTGAGATGCTGAAAGATTTAGAAAGTAATTTTTTGTTGCTGGAAAAAAGGATTCTGATGCTTAAAAAAGATTACCAGAATCTGCGTGAGGAGCACGCGGCAC
The sequence above is a segment of the Chryseobacterium taklimakanense genome. Coding sequences within it:
- the porT gene encoding type IX secretion/gliding motility protein PorT/SprT, whose product is MVNNIFKITLLCSFLVSGLSHAQLFRTKDRMDKLQEFDEQKFSWGFFLAGNNFDYKLVLDPKLGMNGRQNAVQSKGSYSFGAGLIGKMKLNNSFDLRLEPGLQFVQRELVFDTQENSEFAAGTNSIPPFMPITLTDADKKRNLKSTYLDVPLLLEFHGDRWYNSRPYAAAGVNYMANLQSNENATEDNSTGVFRSTTHNFGWSVEAGLQFYFSRFKLTPGFRGTFVMNNELVKDNADTPPYWASAISAMHSRVFMFVLKFE